The genomic segment atgtattttgaaataagaatgaaagtgtggtaacagtgtggcaACAGTTTgaagtttgaagaggtattattgaagaggttaacctttttgatATTGCATTGCGTTAACAGGAAAAGgtaatgtacatacattaataaaaataatgcttttgtgatataattaggtttgatatttgtATTTGACaagttgatattttgataattatatagaatgagtcTTCACCAAatgcagataaaaatatattttaactaagaaatattgctatttatttatgaatatatttttttacaatttttttatataattaaattttttatttggaaaaaaaataacaattacatatcttaaaatttataaaatattttatatttattatttaactattttaactAGTAGTTACTTTGGATGTAATTATAATGGtaattatattgtgtttttgTAGTTATAATGGCTGCTGCATGGTGGGTCTTGCAGATTGCCaatgaagaagaaagaaatttgttaaaaattcgaAGGAAACAACTGCGTGATGCATCAAATCCTTTTGAAGTTCCGGACTCGcagtttctttctttatatcggtaagtaacaaaatactttaacaaaaaataataaagttaagaaatttggaataaaaacatattataaatacaacttatatagatgtaaaaatatatatgttttaaaataaaaattatttatatagaatttaaaatttatatactttgtatattatgtattttgtcTTATTTAATGAGATAAATATGAAGacataaaaacttttaacatatttaatccACAGACTTTCAAAAGATGCTGTAATGATATTGTGTCAAGGTATACAACCTTACGTGCAAAGAGCTGTAAGACCAACAGCAATTCCGTTTGAATTAAAggtaaaatatgattaaataatacaaacaattatttattatattaaacataataaatttattatattaaatgtaatatgttACAAATTCTAATTTACCTTcttgacttttttaaattattgtaaaaaaatatttattatatctattttcttttttattgttaagGTTTTAGCAACATTAAGTTTCTTGAGTTCGGGGTCTTACCAAAAAAGAGTTGGACAAGACTTTTTAAGCTGTATGTGTCAGGCATCTGTTAGTGGAGTACTAcatgaaattataaatgcaataaatattattatgccGCAATGGATAAAATTTCCTGTGCAAGCTAATGAAATTGAAGCAATCCAACAACAGtgagttattaaatattattttctttaattttaaacattaaaaaacagttttctatttatgactttttaaattatgatttttattaagatataagAACATttacaacataaaaaatttcttatgttATACAACCCTTACACTAATgtaatattgacaatattacatttctgtaagagaaaatattaaaatgatatgatataaaatatgatattaaaataaactatcaTATTTCAGATTCTGGATTAACACCAATTTCCCAGGTGTAATAGGAGCTGTAGATGGTACACATATAGCGATTACGCCACCTGCTAAAATAAGAgagcatttatatataaatagaaaattatatcattCATTAAATGTTATGATagtaagtaaaaattatttagtattttttgtattttattcgaGGACGTAATATTATTTCGTTCATAagtaaaatatggaaaatgtCGAACGCTCGCGGTAAAATCATCCGTTATTTCTAATCACGTTGATAtttctaagaaatattttatagaatataaaatttttaataaaatagaacatacataaaaacacattttatattttaggttAGTGATTATTATGGCAAAATATTAGCTGTATTGGCAAATCATGGAGGTCGGACACATGATGCTAGAGTTTGGAGCTCGTCTCGGTTATCGAGGCACATGTTAAACGAATATGAAAATGGAAGAAGAAATGCATGGTTATTaggtataatttttacaattaatatttatattaaaatttatattaaaaatttaaaaattatttccaataaagtattaaatttaaaaatatgagaaaattgtgtatatatatatatatatatatatatatatatatatataatctttaagtattttgtataaattttaactttaaattttattaagattgatatttttattttctaaatgtgTTTTCTTTTCTAGGAGATTCTGGCTATCCTTTATTGCcatatttaatgactccaaaatTAAATGAGGCACCAGGATCTCCAGGTGCGTTATATACAGAGGCTCATGTTAGAGCACGATGTTGTATAGAGAGAACAATAGGTGTATTAAAAGGGCGTTGGAGATGTTTGCGAAAAGAAAGAGGCTTACATTATCTTCCAGAATTTGCAGGtactgtaatttatttatatattttataaaaaatattaaaattaaataaatataaaaaatattatacatttattttatttatttcaggaCTTATAGTAAATGCGACTTGCGTACTCCACAATATTGCAAAACATTATGGCATTGAGGATGTTGAAATATACAGAGAAGATATTGAAGAAGTGAATATTGAAGCAGATGATATGAATGCAAATATGCGTAGAAGAGGAAATGTAGTGCGAGAAACAATAATAGaaagatattttacataaaaattgtgttctatattttctaatatactGAATATTTTACATCAGGAGGCGCGGTCACGACTTGGCGCCATAACGATTacattgcataaaataaaaactaatatcacaattttatgCACAGTCTTATCAATTTATGCATCTTGTAAcccaaaacaaaaaaaaataaaaatatataaaacaaa from the Solenopsis invicta isolate M01_SB unplaced genomic scaffold, UNIL_Sinv_3.0 scaffold_22710, whole genome shotgun sequence genome contains:
- the LOC105204334 gene encoding putative nuclease HARBI1 produces the protein MAAAWWVLQIANEEERNLLKIRRKQLRDASNPFEVPDSQFLSLYRLSKDAVMILCQGIQPYVQRAVRPTAIPFELKVLATLSFLSSGSYQKRVGQDFLSCMCQASVSGVLHEIINAINIIMPQWIKFPVQANEIEAIQQQFWINTNFPGVIGAVDGTHIAITPPAKIREHLYINRKLYHSLNVMIVSDYYGKILAVLANHGGRTHDARVWSSSRLSRHMLNEYENGRRNAWLLGDSGYPLLPYLMTPKLNEAPGSPGALYTEAHVRARCCIERTIGVLKGRWRCLRKERGLHYLPEFAGLIVNATCVLHNIAKHYGIEDVEIYREDIEEVNIEADDMNANMRRRGNVVRETIIERYFT